A stretch of the Salvia splendens isolate huo1 unplaced genomic scaffold, SspV2 ctg772, whole genome shotgun sequence genome encodes the following:
- the LOC121791304 gene encoding kinesin-related protein 4-like: MTFQKIYYSLRDLFPMVDDRALRAVAIDHINDVDAAVEAVLEEIIPFFTKRSASTSPLTWSAIAGESSYGSSSVRTKFADQADDDHSFFVSGKKESSGCADVGLSESVGDASAGHLDVETHDDIHSQAESLVVVGETRGGTCCIEVLEDSQTERTITAEDETSCSSNAQPKMDCIQQNKDDADGIALEVEASDIDGSDLDEYDESGIDEYDENEDEYDENGDEYDENDLDEYDENEVEYDENDLDEYDGNEDEYDENEDDENEEEYDENGDEYDENDLDEYDDNEDEYDENDLDEYDGNEDEYDENEDDENEEEYDENEDDENEEEYDENGDEYDENDLDEYDGNEDDYDENEDDENEEEYDENGDEYDENDLDEYDENEDEYDGNEDGYDENDLDECDENEDEYNGNEDDEYDENEDNEYDESDLDESNLSSSTTNSTSSEEHLIVLDKSDLSSSTDRASRGKNMSNTLGAVNETTLNSSMCSQHGTNIDNLEEIIANARNNKKTLFMEMESVINLMKQVEVKEHAAEQAKTEAARVEMDLQNEIKELKITIKHAKESNDMHAGDVCGEKVILTTELRDLHTRLVSLSNDRDKSLADLDEMRQCLEVRLAAAENEIESAVVKRFEDEKCGKLSLIKEKLIMEQVVQESKNLRQQAEDNAKLHAFLVDRGQLVDTLQGEIAVICQDVKQLKEKFDQRLPLSRSLFSTQTSFLLASSNSSLKSSVQDQVEAVAVRDDDRLETGDHKKDPEDELASADPKALAEDDDGWVLF, encoded by the exons CCTTTGACTTGGAGTGCTATTGCGGGCGAATCATCATACG GTAGCTCGTCTGTGAGAACAAAGTTCGCTGATCAAGCTGATGATGATCATAGTTTTTTTGTTAGTGGAAAGAAAGAATCTTCCGGTTGTGCTGATGTTGGGCTAAGTGAATCTGTTGGAGATGCAAGTGCAGGGCATCTTGATGTGGAAACTCATGATGACATTCATTCTCAGGCTGAATCACTGGTGGTGGTAGGTGAAACTAGAGGGGGAACTTGTTGTATTGAAGTTTTGGAAGACTCTCAAACAGAGAGAACAATTACAGCAGAAGATGAGACTTCATGTAGTAGTAATGCACAACCGAAGATGGATTGCATTCAGCAAAACAAAGATGATGCTGATGGGATTGCATTAGAGGTGGAGGCGTCTGACATCGATGGGAGTGATTTAGATGAATATGATGAGAGTGGCATAGATGAATATgatgagaatgaagatgaataTGATGAGAATGGAGACGAATATGATGAGAATGATTTAGATGAATATGATGAGAATGAAGTTGAATATGATGAGAATGATTTAGATGAATATGATGGGAATGAAGATGAATATGATGAGAATGAAGATGACGAGAATGAAGAGGAATATGATGAGAATGGAGACGAATATGATGAGAATGATTTAGATGAATATGATGATAATGAAGATGAATATGATGAGAATGATTTAGATGAATATGATGGGAATGAAGATGAATATGATGAGAATGAAGATGACGAGAATGAAGAGGAATATGATGAGAATGAAGATGACGAGAATGAAGAGGAATATGATGAGAATGGAGACGAATATGATGAGAATGATTTAGATGAATATGATGGGAATGAAGATGATTATGATGAGAATGAAGATGACGAGAATGAAGAGGAATATGATGAGAATGGAGACGAATATGATGAGAATGATTTAGATGAATATgatgagaatgaagatgaataTGATGGGAATGAAGATGGATATGATGAGAATGATTTAGATGAATGTgatgagaatgaagatgaataTAATGGGAATGAAGATGATGAATATGATGAGAATGAAGATAATGAATATGATGAGAGTGATTTAGATGAATCAAATTTATCCTCGTCTACTACTAACAGTACTTCCAGTGAGGAGCACCTGATTGTTTTAGATAAATCAGATTTATCCTCGTCTACTGACAGGGCTTCCCGTGGGAAAAACATGAGCAATACTCTTGGAGCGGTGAATGAAACAACCTTGAATTCTTCCATGTGTAGTCAACATGGTACTAATATTGATAACTTGGAGGAAATCATTGCAAATGCAAGAAATAATAAG AAAACATTGTTCATGGAAATGGAGTCTGTCATCAACTTGATGAAGCAAGTGGAGGTGAAGGAGCATGCTGCAGAACAGGCCAAAACTGAAGCTGCAAGAGTGGAGATGGATTTGCAGAATGAGATTAAGGAGCTGAAAATAACGATCAAACATGCGAAGGAGTCAAATGACATG CATGCAGGGGATGTTTGTGGTGAGAAGGTCATCTTGACAACAGAGCTGAGAGACCTCCATACTCGCTTGGTTTCCCTCTCGAATGACAGGGATAAATCACTTGCAGATCTTGATGAG ATGCGTCAATGTTTAGAGGTTCGACTAGCTGCTGCTGAGAATGAAATAGAATCTGCAGTGGTGAAAAGATTTGAGGATGAAAAATGTGGAAAGCTATCCCTTATTAAAGAGAAATTAATTATGGAACAAGTGGTACAAGAATCAAAGAACCTGAGACAACAGGCTGAAGATAATGCTAAG TTACATGCGTTTCTCGTGGATCGCGGGCAACTGGTAGATACGTTACA GGGAGAAATAGCTGTTATATGTCAGGATGTGAAGCAGCTAAAGGAGAAATTTGACCAGCGTCTTCCGCTTAGCAGATCACTTTTCTCCACTCAGACGAGCTTCCTCTTAGCTTCTTCTAACTCATCCTTGAAAAGCTCGGTCCAAGATCAAGTGGAGGCCGTGGCAGTCAGAGATGATGACCGTTTGGAGACTGGAGATCACAAAAAGGACCCTGAAGACGAACTAGCTAGTGCAGACCCCAAGGCGCTTGCAGAAGACGACGATGGATGGGTACTTTTTTGA